A stretch of DNA from Endozoicomonas sp. 8E:
CGAAAAAGCATACTTTGGCGAGGGTTACAGCCACCTGAATGTCATTCCTGGCATGCAGGCAACTGTCGACATTAGCGTGGCAGAACGCAGTGTATTGCAGTACATCACGAAACCACTATTGAGAGCTTTACAGTAATAACCATCTACTGCAGTGGCGATTATGTGTTTATATTGGGAGCTGATGACAATGAAGCCTGTATTACGCACCACACTCACAGTCCTTGGTATGCTCTGGTGCAACACGAGTTGGGCACAAAGCCTTGAGCAAACGATTAATGATGCTATAAAGACAAACCCGGATATGGCTGCAACCATACAGGCTTACTTTGCATCGCAGGCTGAACTCGACATTGCCCAGGGAAGGTTTCTACCCAATGTTGATTTAAGTGCTGATAGCGGGCGGGAAGATCTGGATCGGGCTAATGTTGGAGAAACCAATCAAACTCGCAAGCAGGCCAGGCTGAAATTATCAATCCCGCTATTTCGTGGTTTTGCCAATACCAGTGAATACTCACGCGCTGACTTCAACATGCAGGCTCATTATCATCAGACACTGGCACAAGCTGAATCACTCGCTCTACAGGTGGCGCAGGTTTATACCAGTGTAATGAATGCTCAAGAGGTATTGCGTTTGTCGCAAGAAAACCTGGAGCAACATCTCGAAACCTACGATATGGTCGCTGCACGCAAGCGACAGGGCATATCGGATAAATCCGATCTTACGCAAATCAAAGGACGCATTGCCAGAGTCAGAGCCAATTTACTTGCTGCCCGCAACAACTTGAATGATGCTGAAACATTATACAAGCAACTCACTGGTAACTATCCTGGTGACTTTATCCGTCCGGAGGTCGATCAGTCTTATTTACCTGAAAGCCATGATCGAGCCATTAAATTAGCACTTCAGAATAATCAGCTACTCATCGCCAGCAGGCTCGATGTGAATGCTTCAACAGCTGATGTGAAGGGTGTTCAATCTGAAAACTACCCCAGCTTTGACTTGGTCGCAGATCGTAGTTGGAAAGATAACGTGTCTGGTTTTGATGGTCGGGAAGATGAATCGCGACTGCTTGTAGAAATGAACTGGAACCTCTATTCCGGAGGGCAAAGCAGCTCTCGTTATCGTCGGGCTCTCTACCAGGAGGAAGCCTCTCGGATGCGTTCGAATAAGGTGTACCGCGAGGTTCAGGCCAATGCAGAGTCATCTTGGGACGCTTTCGTGACACTAAAGCAATCACGCGTCCATTTACACGATTATGTTGAGCAATCCAGAGAGAGTACTAAGCTATACTTGGCACAATTTAAGGCTGGTCATCGTACGTTATTGGATTTACTTGATACTCAGAACGAGCTGTTTGAAGCACGCAAACAATACCTCGCTGCTGATTATCAGTATGTTTATGCCCAATACCGTGTTCTTGCGAGCATAAGCAATATCCTGGGTGCGATGCGAATCAATACTATTCGGCCACTGTTGCAAAAAGAGCCACAAAAGACAATTCCATAAGCTAGGGGTGTGTATCCACCCGGGGCTCACTTCCGCAGCGGAATTTGACAGATTCGACAATCGTATCTAATTAAAATATGTGCTCTGTTATCCTTCCAGTGCCTTGCATATTCATTCCTTGAACTCTCCTCGGGCTCGTCATGAATACACGACTATCATTGTTTATCGCCTTGTTCCTGTCTCTTTCTTTCCCTCCTGCTTTTGCCGACAAAGAATGTTCTGATATTGACGCTCTCGGCCTGAAAGAGAAGCAGCAAAGATTGACTGATATGAAACAGCGCTTCATCGAAACCCTTAAACCCTGGAAACATCTGGATCATATTCGTAAAGAGGCCACCAATCCCGCGCAATTAGATGAAGCAGGGGATCTTACCCTGCAAAGCATCCCTGAAATCATTCAAAAAAATTAT
This window harbors:
- a CDS encoding TolC family outer membrane protein, with product MKPVLRTTLTVLGMLWCNTSWAQSLEQTINDAIKTNPDMAATIQAYFASQAELDIAQGRFLPNVDLSADSGREDLDRANVGETNQTRKQARLKLSIPLFRGFANTSEYSRADFNMQAHYHQTLAQAESLALQVAQVYTSVMNAQEVLRLSQENLEQHLETYDMVAARKRQGISDKSDLTQIKGRIARVRANLLAARNNLNDAETLYKQLTGNYPGDFIRPEVDQSYLPESHDRAIKLALQNNQLLIASRLDVNASTADVKGVQSENYPSFDLVADRSWKDNVSGFDGREDESRLLVEMNWNLYSGGQSSSRYRRALYQEEASRMRSNKVYREVQANAESSWDAFVTLKQSRVHLHDYVEQSRESTKLYLAQFKAGHRTLLDLLDTQNELFEARKQYLAADYQYVYAQYRVLASISNILGAMRINTIRPLLQKEPQKTIP